From the Cryptomeria japonica chromosome 2, Sugi_1.0, whole genome shotgun sequence genome, one window contains:
- the LOC131061619 gene encoding zinc finger protein STAR3-like codes for MDSTNDNSPLFDLNSKLPCSIEISEIIVSQLSNIRVLMKSRKIMEETFRSEVLSHEDENSWQPDCGNHAHKFVVEHGDEGEANLFALTSELSWLQEKAEEVKRFLQREIHDDQEQPNLALNSIICQEIATSGSILSESQSLSFAGEEEILEMEEDDILAEHSHLCSVCGKEFQRDGNVRIHMRSHGEEYRGKETLTSSRPKGQKSCYSCPFMGCTHNRRHPHFKHLKSMASLRNHYRRSHCARMYACNNCGKEFSFLGDLKTHGNKCGHSKWQCSCSLSFSTRNKLLRHVGMGRQGHKPVRPPPAVAAPNVEISTGNHRQPVRFAQNPNIRAAGNSLV; via the coding sequence ATGGACTCCACCAATGACAATTCTCCACTATTTGATCTTAATTCAAAACTTCCCTGCTCCATAGAAATTTCAGAGATCATAGTGAGTCAGCTCTCAAATATTCGGGTATTAATGAAATCTAGAAAAATCATGGAGGAAACATTTAGAAGTGAAGTTTTGAGTCACGAGGATGAAAACTCTTGGCAACCCGACTGTGGTAACCATGCCCATAAATTTGTGGTGGAACATGGCGATGAAGGTGAAGCCAATCTGTTCGCTCTGACTTCTGAGCTTTCTTGGCTTCAGGAGAAAGCCGAGGAAGTGAAACGGTTCTTGCAAAGAGAAATCCACGATGATCAGGAACAACCCAACTTGGCCCTCAATTCCATAATCTGCCAGGAGATCGCCACATCTGGTTCGATTTTGTCGGAATCTCAAAGTTTGAGCTTTGCAGGTGAAGAAGAAATTTTAGAAATGGAGGAGGATGACATTCTTGCAGAGCACAGCCATTTGTGCAGCGTCTGTGGGAAAGAGTTCCAGCGAGACGGTAACGTGCGCATCCACATGCGATCCCACGGTGAGGAATACAGAGGCAAGGAAACCCTAACATCTAGCAGGCCCAAGGGCCAAAAGTCATGCTATTCGTGCCCCTTCATGGGTTGCACACACAACAGGCGTCATCCTCATTTCAAGCACTTGAAATCCATGGCATCCCTAAGAAATCATTACAGAAGAAGCCATTGCGCTAGGATGTATGCCTGCAACAACTGCGGAAAGGAGTTTTCGTTCTTGGGAGATCTGAAAACCCACGGAAACAAGTGTGGGCATAGTAAATGGCAGTGTTCGTGCAGCCTCAGCTTTTCAACGAGGAACAAGCTGCTTCGCCATGTGGGCATGGGACGACAAGGCCATAAGCCTGTTCGTCCTCCTCCTGCTGTTGCTGCTCCCAATGTTGAAATCTCTACGGGCAATCATAGACAGCCAGTACGTTTTGCTCAAAACCCTAATATTCGAGCAGCAGGAAATTCGTTAGTTTAA